A genomic window from Microbacterium sp. ET2 includes:
- a CDS encoding polyribonucleotide nucleotidyltransferase has translation MEGPEITAAEAVLDNGRFGTRTVRFETGRLAQQAQGAVAAYLDEETMLLSATSAGKHPREGFDFFPLTVDVEERSYAAGKIPGSFFRREGRPSTEAILVCRLIDRPLRPSFVEGLRNEVQIVVTVLSIAPGEFYDALAINAASASTQISGLPFSGPIAGVRLALVPGQGEHPDQWVAFPNTSVLEQAVFDLVVAGRVLDDGDVAIMMVEAEATEHSWNLIQGGATKPSEEIVAQGLEASKPFIKELVAAQTKLASTAAKEIQPYPVFLPYSRETYDFVAARAYDELKGIYQVADKQERQSADDALKERVRGELIAAVEAGELPAVATIEFSAAYKSVTKLIVRSRILTDGVRIDGRGLADIRPLDAEVQVIPRVHGSAVFQRGETQILGVTTLNMLKMEQQIDSLSPVTHKRYMHHYNFPPYSTGETGRVGSPKRREIGHGFLAERALVPVLPAREEFPYAIRQVSEALSSNGSTSMGSVCASTLSLLNAGVPLRAPVAGIAMGLVSDVVDGQTRYAALTDILGAEDALGDMDFKVAGTREFVTAIQLDTKLDGIPSSVLSAALQQARDARLTILDVLNQAIDAPDEMAPTAPRVISVQIPVDKIGELIGPKGKTINAIQDETGADISIEEDGTVYIGAVDGPSAEAARAQVNAIANPTNPEIGDQFLGTVVKIATFGAFISLLPGKDGLLHVSEVRKLAGGKRVENVEDVLGVGQKLLVRITKVDDRGKLSLEPVLEETEAAEAAPVAADA, from the coding sequence TTGGAAGGTCCTGAAATCACCGCCGCTGAAGCCGTTCTCGACAACGGCCGCTTCGGCACCCGTACCGTCCGGTTCGAGACCGGTCGACTCGCGCAGCAGGCGCAGGGCGCCGTCGCCGCGTACCTCGATGAGGAGACGATGCTCCTCTCGGCCACCAGCGCCGGAAAGCACCCCCGGGAAGGGTTCGACTTCTTCCCCCTGACCGTCGACGTCGAGGAGCGCTCCTACGCCGCGGGCAAGATCCCCGGCTCGTTCTTCCGCCGCGAAGGTCGGCCCTCCACCGAGGCGATCCTCGTGTGCCGTCTCATCGACCGGCCCCTGCGTCCCTCGTTCGTCGAGGGGCTGCGCAACGAGGTCCAGATCGTCGTCACCGTGCTCTCCATCGCGCCCGGCGAGTTCTACGACGCCCTCGCGATCAACGCCGCATCGGCGTCGACGCAGATCTCGGGTCTGCCGTTCTCGGGCCCGATCGCCGGTGTGCGCCTCGCTCTGGTCCCCGGCCAGGGCGAGCACCCCGACCAGTGGGTGGCGTTCCCCAACACCAGCGTGCTCGAGCAGGCCGTCTTCGACCTCGTGGTCGCCGGTCGCGTGCTCGATGACGGCGACGTCGCGATCATGATGGTCGAGGCCGAGGCCACCGAGCACTCCTGGAACCTCATCCAGGGTGGCGCCACCAAGCCCAGCGAGGAGATCGTCGCGCAGGGTCTGGAGGCTTCGAAGCCCTTCATCAAGGAGCTCGTCGCCGCACAGACGAAGCTGGCCAGCACCGCCGCCAAGGAGATCCAGCCCTACCCGGTGTTCCTGCCCTACTCGCGGGAGACCTACGACTTCGTCGCCGCCCGCGCGTACGACGAGCTCAAGGGCATCTACCAGGTCGCCGACAAGCAGGAGCGCCAGAGCGCCGACGACGCGCTGAAGGAGCGTGTCCGTGGCGAGCTCATCGCCGCCGTCGAGGCGGGCGAGCTTCCGGCCGTCGCGACGATCGAGTTCTCGGCCGCTTACAAGTCGGTGACGAAGCTCATCGTCCGCAGCCGCATCCTCACCGACGGTGTCCGCATCGACGGACGCGGCCTCGCCGACATCCGTCCGCTGGACGCCGAGGTGCAGGTCATCCCTCGTGTGCACGGCTCGGCGGTGTTCCAGCGCGGTGAGACCCAGATCCTGGGTGTCACGACGCTGAACATGCTGAAGATGGAGCAGCAGATCGACTCGCTGTCGCCCGTCACCCACAAGCGGTACATGCACCACTACAACTTCCCGCCCTACTCGACCGGCGAGACCGGTCGCGTCGGATCGCCCAAGCGTCGCGAGATCGGGCACGGCTTCCTCGCCGAGCGCGCGCTCGTGCCGGTGCTGCCGGCCCGCGAGGAGTTCCCGTACGCCATCCGCCAGGTCTCCGAGGCGCTGAGCTCCAACGGATCGACCTCGATGGGCTCGGTCTGCGCATCGACCCTGTCGCTGCTGAACGCCGGTGTGCCCCTGCGCGCGCCGGTCGCGGGCATCGCCATGGGCCTGGTCTCGGACGTGGTCGACGGCCAGACGCGCTACGCGGCGCTGACCGACATCCTCGGCGCCGAAGACGCTCTCGGCGACATGGACTTCAAGGTCGCCGGCACCCGTGAGTTCGTCACCGCGATCCAGCTCGACACCAAGCTCGACGGCATTCCGTCGTCGGTGCTGTCGGCTGCGCTGCAGCAGGCGCGCGATGCGCGTCTGACGATCCTCGACGTGCTGAACCAGGCGATCGACGCGCCCGACGAGATGGCGCCCACCGCGCCGCGCGTCATCAGCGTGCAGATCCCCGTCGACAAGATCGGTGAGCTGATCGGCCCCAAGGGCAAGACGATCAACGCCATCCAGGACGAGACCGGCGCCGACATCTCCATCGAGGAGGACGGCACCGTCTACATCGGCGCCGTCGACGGGCCGTCCGCCGAGGCTGCCCGCGCGCAGGTCAACGCGATCGCGAACCCGACCAATCCCGAGATCGGTGACCAGTTCCTGGGCACCGTGGTGAAGATCGCGACCTTCGGCGCGTTCATCTCGCTGCTCCCGGGCAAGGACGGACTGCTCCACGTCAGCGAGGTCCGCAAGCTCGCCGGCGGCAAGCGCGTCGAGAACGTCGAGGACGTGCTCGGTGTCGGTCAGAAGCTCCTGGTACGCATCACCAAGGTCGATGACCGCGGGAAGCTCTCGCTCGAGCCGGTGCTCGAGGAGACCGAGGCGGCCGAGGCCGCGCCGGTCGCCGCTGACGCCTGA
- a CDS encoding aldo/keto reductase: MSNRGTELVSTRRQRRKELPTSALHPSAPIPVQGPGVGVGVRVPLGDAGAQIFPLILGAAEFGWNVDLESSHAILDTYAELGGNAVHTADTYSSGRSEHIVGQWVHSRGLRDEVALMVRVGGHPDNPGLGPVDLVRSVEASLSRLRTDRIDVLTLDAAADSVTALEDTLATAEWLVEAGKIRALGAVGYSAAQLVEARILSSAGYPRITVLDVPFNILRRHEFDADLRLVASAQGMSVTASHALEHGFLAGRYRSRSRGGLSARGAQLAASLNRRGTRVLRALDEVGADLGLPDAAVAVAWLLAQRLVTAPIVNAYAPEHVEELVQGVGVHLSRAQLSEIARAAE; the protein is encoded by the coding sequence ATGTCGAACCGGGGCACTGAGCTCGTCTCGACACGACGACAACGCCGGAAAGAGCTGCCGACGTCCGCGCTGCACCCGTCCGCACCGATCCCGGTGCAGGGTCCCGGCGTAGGAGTCGGCGTCCGCGTCCCGCTCGGCGACGCCGGCGCACAGATCTTCCCTCTCATCCTCGGTGCGGCCGAATTCGGCTGGAACGTCGATCTCGAATCCAGTCACGCGATCCTCGACACCTACGCCGAGCTCGGCGGAAACGCCGTGCACACCGCCGACACGTACTCCAGCGGTCGCAGTGAGCACATCGTCGGCCAGTGGGTGCATTCGCGGGGGCTGCGCGACGAGGTCGCACTCATGGTGCGGGTCGGCGGACATCCTGACAATCCCGGCCTCGGACCCGTCGACCTCGTCCGCAGCGTCGAGGCGTCGCTCAGTCGACTTCGCACCGATCGGATCGACGTGCTGACGCTCGATGCCGCCGCCGACAGCGTGACTGCCCTGGAAGACACGTTGGCCACGGCCGAGTGGCTCGTGGAGGCCGGCAAGATCCGGGCCCTCGGTGCCGTCGGCTACAGCGCGGCGCAGCTGGTCGAGGCTCGCATCCTCTCCTCCGCGGGCTACCCGCGCATCACCGTGCTCGACGTCCCCTTCAACATCCTGCGACGGCACGAGTTCGACGCCGACCTCCGACTGGTCGCCAGCGCGCAGGGGATGTCGGTCACCGCCTCGCACGCGCTGGAGCACGGCTTCCTCGCCGGGCGATACCGCAGCCGCTCCCGCGGCGGGCTGTCGGCCCGGGGCGCACAGCTCGCGGCGAGCCTCAATCGGCGCGGCACGCGGGTGCTCCGGGCACTCGACGAGGTGGGCGCAGACCTCGGCCTCCCCGATGCCGCGGTGGCGGTGGCATGGCTGCTCGCGCAGCGGCTGGTGACCGCGCCCATCGTGAATGCCTACGCGCCGGAGCACGTCGAGGAGCTGGTGCAGGGTGTCGGCGTGCATCTCAGTCGCGCGCAGCTCTCCGAGATCGCCCGCGCGGCGGAGTGA
- a CDS encoding histidine phosphatase family protein, translating to MTHYLYLVRHGEHLDAEHGLVDGPLSPRGRRQAAHLADRLSGVPFDAVWHSPLERAAQTARAVSERMPSLSPEPSALLFDCVPTGLCDDTPAVYEPFFGGVTEAEVEAGRAQMADAVSEYLARKSGEVHELLITHNAVIAWFVREVLQTPEWRWMTLNQAHCGLTVLAQKQGRPWTVLSHNDMAHLPFELRTGLPEVYPV from the coding sequence GTGACGCACTACCTCTACCTCGTGCGCCACGGCGAGCATCTGGATGCCGAGCACGGCCTCGTCGATGGGCCGCTCTCGCCTCGCGGTCGGCGTCAGGCCGCTCACCTCGCAGACCGGCTCTCGGGTGTGCCCTTCGACGCGGTCTGGCACTCACCGCTCGAGCGTGCCGCACAGACCGCCCGTGCAGTCTCGGAGCGGATGCCGTCGCTGTCTCCCGAACCGTCGGCGCTGCTGTTCGACTGCGTCCCCACGGGCCTCTGCGACGACACCCCGGCGGTGTACGAGCCCTTCTTCGGGGGAGTGACCGAGGCCGAGGTCGAAGCGGGACGCGCCCAGATGGCCGACGCGGTCAGTGAATACCTCGCCCGCAAGAGCGGTGAGGTGCACGAGCTCCTCATCACCCACAACGCTGTCATCGCCTGGTTCGTCCGGGAGGTGCTCCAGACGCCGGAGTGGCGATGGATGACGCTCAATCAGGCTCACTGCGGGCTCACGGTGCTCGCCCAGAAACAGGGTCGACCGTGGACCGTGCTGTCGCACAATGACATGGCCCACCTGCCCTTCGAGCTGCGCACCGGCCTTCCCGAGGTGTACCCGGTCTGA
- a CDS encoding GNAT family N-acetyltransferase yields MVELTATSVDDPVARSLLTDYFRTRADTFPGNTYTTVFPSPEVFEPPRGVFVIVVDDGGTPVGCGGVRAIDPGPLGPRFEVKHLYLAPETRGRGWGRMLLADLERRAAAFGAAEVVLDTHHTLEPAARLYAAAGYTPIEAYNGNPNATVWLGKRLA; encoded by the coding sequence ATGGTCGAGCTCACCGCGACATCCGTCGACGACCCCGTCGCCCGGTCCCTCCTGACCGACTATTTCCGCACCCGCGCCGATACCTTCCCCGGCAACACCTACACCACGGTGTTTCCGTCTCCGGAGGTGTTCGAGCCGCCCCGCGGCGTGTTCGTGATCGTCGTGGACGACGGCGGCACGCCCGTGGGCTGCGGCGGCGTGCGAGCGATCGACCCCGGGCCCCTCGGCCCGCGCTTCGAGGTCAAGCACCTGTACCTCGCGCCGGAGACCCGCGGGCGAGGGTGGGGGCGGATGCTGCTGGCCGATCTCGAGCGCCGCGCGGCCGCCTTCGGCGCAGCCGAGGTCGTTCTCGACACCCACCACACCCTCGAACCGGCGGCACGTCTGTACGCCGCCGCGGGATACACCCCGATCGAGGCCTACAACGGCAATCCGAACGCGACGGTGTGGCTGGGCAAGCGACTCGCCTGA
- the dapB gene encoding 4-hydroxy-tetrahydrodipicolinate reductase, translating into MTTRVAIVGHTGKLGSIIEAVVEAEPDVEIVGRLTSRSDLAELDGADLVVDASTPAVSIDVVRAAIERGMNVLVGTSGWSAERIALIRPLVDQAGTGAVFIPNFSLGSVLGSALAAAAAPFFPSIEIVESHRETKVDSPSGTAVRTAELIAAARTEVGPVESPHVDQRARGQQVASVPIHSLRRPGVIARQEVILSGPGESVTVSHDTVDPAAAYAPGIRLALQAARDARGVLVGLDSFVDIGVRVPRPHAARDVEERGVPGQVARVTGA; encoded by the coding sequence ATGACAACGCGCGTGGCCATCGTGGGGCACACCGGCAAGCTCGGCTCCATCATCGAAGCGGTCGTCGAGGCCGAGCCCGACGTAGAGATCGTCGGCCGACTGACCTCTCGCTCCGACCTCGCCGAGCTCGATGGCGCCGACCTGGTCGTCGACGCCTCGACTCCTGCGGTGTCGATCGACGTGGTGCGTGCCGCCATCGAGCGCGGCATGAATGTGCTGGTGGGTACGTCAGGGTGGTCGGCGGAGCGCATCGCCCTCATCCGTCCGCTGGTCGATCAGGCGGGCACCGGCGCGGTGTTCATCCCCAACTTCTCGCTCGGCTCGGTCTTGGGCTCGGCCCTCGCCGCCGCGGCGGCGCCCTTCTTCCCCTCGATCGAGATCGTCGAGTCGCACCGCGAGACGAAGGTGGATTCGCCCAGCGGCACAGCCGTGCGCACGGCCGAGCTCATCGCGGCGGCACGCACGGAGGTGGGGCCGGTGGAATCGCCGCACGTCGACCAGCGGGCCCGGGGCCAGCAGGTTGCGAGCGTCCCCATCCACTCGCTGCGCCGTCCGGGCGTGATCGCGCGGCAGGAGGTGATTCTCTCCGGCCCTGGCGAGTCGGTGACGGTCAGCCATGACACCGTAGACCCGGCCGCGGCCTACGCCCCCGGCATCCGCTTGGCTCTTCAGGCCGCTCGCGACGCACGGGGCGTTCTCGTCGGGCTCGACAGCTTCGTCGACATCGGCGTCCGGGTGCCGCGACCGCACGCCGCGCGCGACGTGGAGGAACGCGGCGTGCCCGGTCAGGTCGCGCGGGTCACCGGCGCATGA
- a CDS encoding tetratricopeptide repeat protein, with translation MTTRIGVAVMAVLLALYIALVAQRAWLLLTSADPAGIALGVGLIILPVIAAWALWRELAFGIGAERLGRRLEAEGGLPSESVTVRPSGRPIREDGEAVFPTYRDAVAEDPTDWQAWYRLGLAYDAAGDRRRARQAVREAIRRERNARANG, from the coding sequence ATGACGACGCGGATCGGCGTCGCCGTGATGGCGGTGCTCCTCGCGCTCTACATCGCGCTGGTCGCCCAGCGGGCCTGGTTGCTGCTGACGAGCGCCGACCCCGCAGGCATAGCGCTCGGCGTGGGCCTGATCATCCTGCCGGTCATCGCCGCGTGGGCGCTCTGGCGGGAGCTCGCATTCGGCATCGGCGCCGAAAGACTCGGCCGGCGTCTGGAGGCCGAGGGAGGCCTGCCGTCGGAATCCGTCACGGTCAGGCCGAGCGGTCGCCCCATCCGTGAGGATGGCGAGGCGGTTTTCCCGACCTACCGCGACGCGGTAGCGGAGGATCCGACCGACTGGCAGGCGTGGTACCGCCTGGGCCTCGCCTACGACGCCGCCGGGGATCGACGCCGGGCGCGTCAGGCCGTGCGGGAGGCCATCCGGCGGGAGCGGAACGCGCGCGCGAACGGCTGA
- a CDS encoding TIGR01777 family oxidoreductase, which produces MPDTGDAGAGGGANAAAPRHVVISGASGLIGRALTERLRAEGVRVTHLVRRAPTGPDEVEWLTSPAALDPRVLEGADAVVGLNGASIARFPWTSSYRSTLLWSRVTPTRALARALRELGDDAPAFLSASASGYYGSRPGERITEATGRGESFLADICGEWEGAARSAGEDTRLVLLRTTAIVDRGAFLKPLIPLTRLGLSGPIGRGTQVWPWISLEDEIEAIRFLLTADIDGPVNLAGPTRATANDIGFALARRLNRPFVLRAPEWGLKLLLGKDATEALLTNDQDIVPEVLQRAGYTFRHPTVEQAIDAAVATAD; this is translated from the coding sequence TTGCCTGACACCGGTGACGCCGGCGCGGGCGGCGGTGCGAACGCCGCCGCCCCGCGCCACGTCGTCATCTCCGGCGCGTCGGGTCTCATCGGACGCGCGCTCACCGAGCGTCTGCGCGCCGAGGGCGTCCGGGTGACCCATCTGGTCCGGCGCGCCCCGACGGGCCCCGACGAGGTGGAGTGGCTCACCTCTCCCGCTGCCCTCGACCCGCGCGTGCTCGAGGGCGCCGACGCGGTGGTGGGCCTGAACGGAGCGAGCATCGCGCGCTTCCCCTGGACCTCGTCGTATCGCAGCACCCTGCTGTGGTCTCGGGTCACGCCCACTCGCGCGCTGGCCCGCGCCCTGCGGGAGCTCGGCGACGACGCACCGGCGTTCCTCTCGGCCTCGGCATCCGGCTACTACGGCAGCCGTCCCGGCGAGCGCATCACCGAGGCCACCGGCCGCGGCGAGAGCTTCCTCGCGGACATCTGCGGCGAATGGGAGGGCGCGGCGCGCTCCGCCGGCGAGGACACGCGGCTGGTGCTGCTGCGCACCACCGCCATCGTCGACCGCGGGGCGTTCCTGAAGCCCCTCATCCCCCTGACCAGGCTCGGCCTGAGCGGTCCGATCGGACGAGGCACCCAGGTGTGGCCGTGGATCTCGTTGGAGGACGAGATCGAGGCGATCCGCTTCCTCCTCACCGCCGACATCGACGGCCCCGTGAACCTCGCCGGCCCGACGCGAGCGACCGCCAACGACATCGGATTCGCCCTCGCACGGCGCCTCAACCGGCCCTTCGTCCTACGGGCGCCGGAGTGGGGTCTGAAGCTGCTCCTCGGGAAGGACGCCACCGAGGCCCTCCTGACCAACGACCAGGACATCGTCCCCGAGGTCCTGCAGCGGGCCGGGTACACCTTCCGTCATCCCACCGTCGAGCAGGCGATCGACGCCGCGGTCGCCACGGCGGACTGA
- a CDS encoding OsmC family peroxiredoxin gives MTITSEASTAWKGGLADGSGAVTLVSSNTGTFDVNWRARSEGSTSTTTPEELIAAAHSSCFSMALSHALGENGTPPGSIETTASVTFKPGTGISGSHLNVNAVVPGISAEDFERIAQEAKVGCPVSQALAGIEITLEATLA, from the coding sequence ATGACCATCACGAGCGAAGCCAGCACCGCCTGGAAGGGCGGACTCGCCGACGGATCGGGGGCGGTGACCCTGGTGTCGTCGAACACCGGCACGTTCGATGTCAACTGGCGCGCCCGCAGCGAAGGCTCCACGTCGACCACGACGCCTGAGGAGCTCATCGCCGCCGCTCATTCGTCGTGCTTCAGCATGGCGCTCTCGCACGCCCTGGGCGAGAACGGCACCCCGCCGGGGTCGATCGAGACGACCGCGTCGGTCACCTTCAAGCCCGGCACGGGCATCAGCGGCAGTCACCTCAACGTCAACGCGGTGGTGCCGGGCATCTCGGCCGAGGACTTCGAGCGCATCGCCCAGGAGGCCAAGGTCGGCTGCCCGGTCTCGCAGGCACTCGCCGGCATCGAGATCACCCTCGAGGCCACGCTTGCCTGA
- a CDS encoding DUF4395 domain-containing protein, translated as MSEAGGPGGIDVRAPRFVAGITAGLLAVAFVLALLGADAVGSPARFFDPGFLLTAIIALLFLWGVLSPATAPWGVVFRRLVAPRISPVREREDPRPPRFAQGVGFFVTGAGLLLHVAGVPWALPIAVAMAFVAAFLNAVFGLCLGCQLYLLLQRGGLIGRRRPA; from the coding sequence ATGTCTGAGGCCGGCGGTCCCGGCGGGATCGACGTCCGCGCCCCGCGGTTCGTCGCCGGCATCACCGCCGGGCTGCTGGCTGTGGCCTTCGTCCTCGCCCTCCTGGGTGCCGACGCGGTGGGTTCGCCTGCGCGGTTCTTCGACCCCGGGTTCCTCCTCACCGCGATCATCGCGCTGCTGTTCCTGTGGGGGGTCCTCTCCCCCGCGACCGCACCGTGGGGCGTCGTCTTCCGTCGACTGGTCGCTCCGCGCATCTCTCCGGTTCGGGAGCGTGAAGACCCGCGGCCGCCTCGATTCGCTCAGGGCGTGGGCTTCTTCGTCACAGGCGCCGGCCTTCTGCTGCACGTGGCCGGCGTACCGTGGGCCCTTCCGATCGCCGTCGCGATGGCCTTCGTCGCCGCATTCCTCAATGCCGTGTTCGGGCTGTGCCTCGGGTGCCAGCTGTACCTGCTGCTTCAGCGCGGCGGCCTGATCGGGCGCCGACGCCCCGCCTGA
- a CDS encoding TlpA family protein disulfide reductase, with protein sequence MDLLPAVLTLTALLALTIGVGLLLRWREGRPRHHVAHEIVDPLRLGADGLGEQATLLQFSTEMCARCPNVHRLLAEVADRHDGVRHLDVDLTHRPDIAQHFHVLQTPTTLILDRNGAIQSRIGGVPNRDVLDLELARLAEDAGGRARTEETADV encoded by the coding sequence GTGGATCTTCTTCCCGCGGTGCTCACCCTCACGGCTCTCCTCGCCCTGACGATCGGCGTCGGCCTCCTCCTGCGCTGGCGAGAAGGTCGTCCTCGGCACCACGTCGCCCACGAGATCGTCGACCCGCTGCGACTGGGCGCGGACGGCTTGGGCGAGCAGGCGACACTGCTGCAGTTCAGCACCGAGATGTGCGCACGGTGCCCGAATGTGCACCGACTGCTGGCCGAGGTCGCCGATCGCCACGACGGCGTCCGGCACCTGGACGTGGATCTGACCCACCGTCCCGACATCGCGCAGCACTTCCACGTGCTGCAGACCCCGACCACCCTGATCCTCGACCGGAACGGCGCCATCCAGTCCCGCATCGGCGGAGTCCCGAACCGGGATGTACTCGACCTCGAGCTGGCTCGCCTGGCAGAGGATGCCGGTGGCCGGGCACGCACCGAGGAGACGGCAGATGTCTGA
- the thyX gene encoding FAD-dependent thymidylate synthase, whose translation MTDAEASPEIEFRSDVTVELVRSSASDADVLFAARVSTQGEQTLEDAAAGTEATARDRGLINYLMRDRHGSPFEHNSMTFYVQAPIFVFREFMRHRIASYNEESGRYRELRPVFYVPAADRNLVQVGKPGAYEFLPGTPEQHGVVDEGVRRVATDAFETYQRMLSAGVAREVARIVLPLNIYSSMYVTMNARSLMNFLSLRTKAEGSHFPSFPQREIEMCAEKMEAFWAELMPLTHAAFTAGGRVAP comes from the coding sequence GTGACCGATGCCGAAGCCAGCCCCGAGATCGAGTTCCGAAGCGACGTGACGGTCGAGCTCGTCCGATCCAGCGCCTCCGACGCCGACGTGCTCTTCGCCGCGCGCGTGTCGACGCAGGGTGAGCAGACCCTGGAGGACGCCGCCGCCGGAACCGAAGCGACCGCGAGAGACCGGGGCCTCATCAACTACCTGATGCGCGATCGTCACGGGTCGCCCTTCGAGCACAACTCGATGACCTTCTACGTGCAGGCGCCGATCTTCGTCTTCCGCGAATTCATGCGGCACCGGATCGCCTCCTACAACGAGGAATCGGGGCGCTACCGGGAGCTGCGGCCCGTCTTCTACGTGCCCGCGGCGGACCGCAACCTCGTGCAGGTCGGAAAGCCGGGAGCATACGAGTTCCTCCCCGGGACGCCCGAGCAGCACGGGGTCGTCGACGAGGGGGTGCGCCGGGTCGCCACCGACGCTTTCGAGACGTACCAGCGGATGCTGTCGGCCGGCGTTGCGCGAGAGGTGGCCCGTATCGTGCTGCCGCTGAACATCTACTCCTCGATGTACGTCACGATGAACGCCCGGTCGCTGATGAACTTCCTGTCGCTGCGCACCAAGGCCGAAGGCAGCCACTTCCCTTCTTTCCCGCAGCGGGAGATCGAGATGTGCGCGGAGAAGATGGAAGCCTTCTGGGCCGAGCTGATGCCGCTCACCCACGCGGCTTTCACCGCGGGTGGCCGGGTGGCTCCCTGA
- a CDS encoding SDR family NAD(P)-dependent oxidoreductase, with protein MARTALITGASSGLGAEYARQLASRGMDLVLVARDAAALERIAVEARSSGADVEVVAADLLDADDRKRVEARAADPRHPIDLLVNNAGFGLPLAFERNDADDEARHLTLHVEVAMRLVRAVLPGMLERGSGRIVNIASVAGFVPRGTYGAAKGWLISFSRWANVAYRGRGVTVTAVCPGFVHTNFHERMGLPPGQEGVPGPLWLHAPDVVRESLRDVARGRAVSVPSLRYKALVALSRALPDGLVAAAASRGR; from the coding sequence ATGGCGCGGACCGCTCTGATCACGGGCGCGAGCTCCGGACTCGGGGCCGAGTACGCCCGGCAGCTGGCCTCCCGGGGGATGGACCTGGTCCTCGTCGCCCGAGACGCGGCGGCGCTGGAGCGGATCGCGGTCGAGGCGCGATCCTCCGGTGCGGACGTGGAGGTGGTCGCCGCAGACCTCCTCGACGCCGACGACCGGAAACGCGTCGAGGCGCGGGCGGCCGACCCGCGGCATCCCATCGACCTCCTCGTCAACAACGCCGGCTTCGGTCTGCCTCTCGCCTTCGAGCGGAACGACGCCGACGACGAGGCCCGCCATCTGACCCTGCACGTCGAGGTGGCGATGCGCCTCGTGCGCGCCGTCCTCCCCGGCATGCTCGAGCGGGGGAGCGGGCGGATCGTGAACATCGCATCGGTGGCGGGATTCGTGCCGCGCGGCACCTACGGCGCGGCGAAGGGGTGGCTGATCAGCTTCAGCCGCTGGGCGAACGTGGCCTACCGCGGCCGCGGCGTCACCGTCACGGCGGTCTGCCCGGGCTTCGTGCACACCAACTTCCACGAGCGGATGGGGCTGCCGCCGGGCCAGGAGGGCGTACCCGGCCCGCTGTGGCTGCACGCGCCCGACGTCGTGCGGGAGTCGCTGCGCGACGTCGCGCGGGGGCGGGCGGTCTCGGTCCCGTCGCTGCGGTACAAGGCGCTCGTCGCGCTGTCGCGGGCGTTGCCCGACGGGCTCGTGGCCGCGGCCGCGTCGCGCGGCCGCTGA
- a CDS encoding type IV toxin-antitoxin system AbiEi family antitoxin domain-containing protein: protein MDPHAIAAVIRSHGGIVRGRQLLSYGATRSLLARAVDRGVIARVRSGVFATTEAEPLVLAAAAHGGELCCASALRHLGVWVLDDRARLHVWLGSGGRRHPHPECRCIDHRDAGGSAFGVVSLVQALVQVARCLGGEAFFCALESALRQGLLTRADRAEVRARVSARFRWLVDLARADADSGLESLVRLRLHRLGITVRSQVFISAVGVVDFLIGDRLILEIDGRQNHEGPSLRHKDLVRDAEAAALGYETLRFDYALVIHNWPRVERAILARLARGVRTVA from the coding sequence ATGGACCCACACGCCATTGCAGCGGTGATCCGATCGCACGGGGGCATCGTACGCGGGCGACAGCTCCTCTCATACGGCGCCACCCGGTCCCTGCTCGCACGGGCCGTCGACCGCGGGGTCATCGCGCGCGTGCGGTCCGGGGTCTTCGCCACGACCGAGGCTGAGCCTCTCGTGCTCGCCGCGGCCGCGCACGGCGGTGAGCTGTGCTGCGCGTCCGCGCTCCGGCATCTCGGCGTCTGGGTGCTCGATGACCGCGCCCGCCTGCACGTATGGCTGGGTTCCGGCGGTCGGCGGCATCCCCACCCGGAGTGCCGCTGCATAGATCACCGCGACGCCGGCGGCTCGGCCTTCGGTGTCGTCTCCCTCGTTCAGGCGCTCGTGCAGGTCGCGCGGTGCCTGGGCGGCGAGGCCTTCTTCTGTGCGTTGGAGTCCGCGCTGCGTCAAGGTCTTCTCACCCGCGCCGATCGTGCCGAGGTGCGGGCGCGGGTCTCGGCTCGCTTCCGGTGGCTGGTCGACCTGGCGAGGGCCGATGCCGACAGCGGCCTCGAGTCTCTCGTCCGCCTGCGGCTGCATCGCCTCGGCATCACGGTGCGCTCGCAGGTCTTCATTTCCGCGGTGGGCGTGGTCGATTTCCTGATCGGCGACAGGTTGATCTTGGAGATCGACGGCCGTCAGAATCACGAGGGGCCCTCGCTTCGGCACAAAGACCTGGTCCGCGATGCGGAGGCCGCTGCTCTGGGGTACGAGACGCTCCGCTTCGACTACGCACTCGTGATCCACAACTGGCCGCGGGTAGAGCGGGCGATTCTCGCCCGGCTCGCACGCGGCGTGCGGACGGTCGCATGA